In one Nicotiana tomentosiformis chromosome 6, ASM39032v3, whole genome shotgun sequence genomic region, the following are encoded:
- the LOC104091176 gene encoding uncharacterized protein: MSFHDKDFWIPKGGGHLSDGETVFDSSSRIEAKRTHRLFSGAAEPELFPNKKQAVHTSLSKSTSGLAMTNSTCWETTSGLQSGACQFIDRLFGVDTTRPIDLTERSTSPGNPGNSITRKKVIDDQIGDDTLVGLSMSYTTEEPQICISDSGTRKVKVNQVEDSANDFRLPSENNIDMSIGQVNNRVSETSFLPMGPAYGKNGESQPYNPGAISIGTIGSNVEKGHSTMSIADSYTGGDSDTSFGYELVSDIDVLARPVGSYDYLHYQSSVQTSETHGDKQLHGSNANAVDISYQTSNSPHDSMPKNKIESKPARKVAPNSFPSNVRSLVSTGMLDGVPVKYVLSRQELRGIIKGSGYLCGCQPCNYSKVLNAYEFERHAGCKTKHPNNHIYFENGKTIYQITQELRSTPQSLLFDAIQTVTGSPINQKAFRIWKESFQAATRELQRIYGKEELNL; encoded by the exons ATG TCTTTCCATGACAAGGACTTTTGGATACCAAAGGGTGGTGGACATCTATCCGATGGAGAAACAGTTTTTGATAGCTCATCAAGAATCGAAGCAAAGCGTACTCACCGATTGTTCTCCGGTGCTGCTGAACCAGAGTTATTTCCTAACAAGAAACAAGCTGTCCACACTTCACTCAGCAAATCAACTTCCGGACTTGCAATGACAAATTCCACATGTTGGGAGACTACTTCTGGTCTTCAGTCAGGAGCATGCCAATTCATTGATAGGCTGTTTGGAGTTGATACCACCAGGCCAATCGACTTAACCGAGAGAAGCACGTCTCCAGGTAACCCAGGGAATTCCATCACAAGGAAAAAGGTGATTGACGACCAAATTGGAGATGATACATTAGTTGGTTTATCAATGTCATACACTACTGAAGAACCACAGATATGCATAAGCGATAGTGGAACCAGAAAAGTTAAAGTTAATCAGGTCGAAGATTCAGCGAATGATTTTCGTTTACCAAGTGAAAACAACATTGACATGTCTATCGGACAGGTAAATAATAGAGTTAGTGAGACATCCTTTTTACCCATGGGTCCTGCATATGGGAAGAACGGTGAAAGTCAGCCCTACAATCCTGGGGCTATAAGTATTGGAACCATCGGATCCAATGTTGAGAAAGGTCACAGCACTATGTCAATTGCTGACTCCTATACCGGAGGGGATTCAGACACATCATTTGGATATGAATTGGTGTCTGATATTGATGTTCTGGCAAGACCAGTTGGTAGTTACGATTATTTGCATTATCAATCGTCAGTTCAGACATCAGAAACACATGGTGACAAGCAGCTGCATGGATCAAATGCTAATGCAGTTGATATATCCTATCAGACTTCAAATTCTCCGCATGATTCCATGCCAAAAAACAAAATAGAATCTAAACCTGCACGTAAAGTAGCTCCTAACAGCTTTCCATCAAATGTTAGAAGTTTGGTGTCAACAGGGATGCTTGACGGGGTACCTGTAAAATATGTCTTGTCCCGGCAG GAGCTTCGTGGTATTATAAAAGGTTCGGGCTACCTATGCGGCTGTCAACCATGTAACTATTCAAAG GTGCTTAATGCCTATGAATTTGAGCGTCATGCTGGTTGCAAGACAAAGCACCCTAACAATCACATATACTTTGAGAATGGAAAAACCATATATCAGATAACACAGGAGCTAAGGAGCACACCACAGAGTTTGTTATTCGATGCGATTCAAACGGTGACTGGTTCCCCTATCAATCAAAAAGCTTTCCGAATTTGGAAAG AGTCATTTCAAGCTGCAACCCGAGAGCTTCAGCGAATATATGGAAAGGAAGAACTGAATTTGTAA
- the LOC104091177 gene encoding zinc finger protein ZAT11-like has translation MCVCIDYRVMKQLTLFHSDRFNKQYTKLSICLCLHPFTMKRSREEDSDVEALAMANCSMLLSRLNNNTIKTSSFECKTCNKRFSSFQALGGHRTSHKSLRSSSIDARSKSKKTKNNNMHQCCICGMEFFMGQALGGHMRCHRAPINVPVLNNSNSSSKRILCLDLNLTPDDQNDDFKLWPTAPAPVLRCFI, from the coding sequence atgtgtgtgtgtatagacTATAGAGTCATGAAGCAATTAACATTATTTCATTCAGATCGATTCAACAAGCAGTACACCAAATTAAGCATTTGTTTGTGTCTTCATCCTTTTACTATGAAGAGAAGCAGAGAAGAGGATAGTGATGTAGAAGCACTAGCCATGGCTAACTGCTCCATGCTTTTGTCTCGTTTAAACAATAACACTATCAAAACTTCATCGTTTGAATGCAAGACATGTAACAAACGATTCTCATCTTTTCAAGCACTTGGCGGCCACAGGACGAGTCATAAATCGCTGAGATCATCATCCATAGACGCCAGAAGCAAATCCAAAAAAACAAAGAATAATAATATGCACCAGTGTTGTATTTGTGGGATGGAGTTCTTTATGGGGCAGGCTTTAGGTGGACATATGAGGTGTCACCGTGCCCCAATCAATGTACCAGTTTTGAACAATTCGAATAGTAGTAGTAAGAGAATATTATGTCTGGATCTTAATTTAACCCCTGATGATCAGAACGATGATTTTAAGTTATGGCCGACGGCACCTGCTCCTGTTTTGCGCTGCTTTATCTAA